In Juglans regia cultivar Chandler chromosome 13, Walnut 2.0, whole genome shotgun sequence, the following proteins share a genomic window:
- the LOC108994058 gene encoding uncharacterized protein LOC108994058, with the protein MRDSSFATSGTYKRGCNVMAEAEERAQWQRTANRDYFSQEDARRAPKISHSPSSSSSRSESDVAPDNTGRGLDHPSPIDKPYSDPPITMKWWLNPQPNLGRHKDFTYEQLNVSEADLEVLSCDFVNKTAKISDRNQLKKEFCYQSVINNNDSYSVEKPWQFTATCVKNEHDPGKPELKAVTGYELQRNTNKKDLREFWYLEDKFMGLDSFNCLAPEQAMKLSSDLGSDWVGSEKTEPWWRSAGQDELASLVAQKSLESIENCDLPRPQAKHFRKGPSARTECFDHDGVSASLNQMVDTDFSNLEKYNCESLTTDLSLQNLDQAFSQSTGNSTTKDEADNDPSKTELLEALCHSQTRAREAEEAAQQAYADKEHIIMLFLRQASQLFAYKQWLQLLQIENLCLQLKNKNEPISSLFPGVLPWVPHKGRQMKKGRHKAGKRKRSKHRSEIRKCAVAFAVGLGLASAGLLLGWTMGWLFPPP; encoded by the exons ATGAGAGATTCGAGTTTTGCCACCAGCGGAACCTATAAGAGAGGTTGTAACGTAATGGCTGAAGCAGAGGAAAGAGCACAATGGCAGCGTACAGCAAACCGTGACTACTTTTCCCAAGAAGATGCAAGGAGAGCTCCAAAAATTTCTCACTCCccatcatcatcttcctcaAGATCAGAGTCCGATGTTGCCCCTGATAATACTGGACGTGGACTTGATCATCCCTCCCCAATTGATAAGCCATATTCTGATCCACCAATCACCATGAAATGGTGGTTGAACCCACAACCAAACCTTGGGCGCCACAAAGATTTTACATATGAACAGCTAAATGTCTCGGAGGCTGATCTCGAAGTTTTGAGTTGTGACTTTGTTAATAAAACTGCAAAGATTAGTGACAGAAACCAACTGAAGAAAGAATTTTGTTATCAGTctgttataaataataatgattctTATTCTGTGGAGAAACCTTGGCAGTTTACTGCCACTTGTGTAAAAAATGAACATGATCCTGGAAAACCTGAACTCAAGGCTGTAACTGGTTATGAGTTGCAAAGAAATACTAACAAAAAGGACTTGAGAGAATTCTGGTACTTGGAAGATAAATTCATGGGCTTGGATTCTTTCAACTGCTTGGCCCCCGAACAAGCCATGAAGCTTTCTTCTGATCTTGGATCTGATTGGGTTGGATCTGAGAAGACTGAACCCTGGTGGCGCTCTGCTGGTCAAGATGAGTTGGCTTCCTTAGTTGCTCAGAAGTCACTTGAAAGTATTGAGAATTGTGATCTTCCACGACCCCAGGCCAAGCATTTTAGGAAAGGTCCATCTGCACGTACAGAGTGTTTCGACCATGATGGGGTTTCTGCTTCATTAAATCAAATGGTTGATACGGATTTCTCCAATCTGGAGAAGTATAACTGTGAAAGCCTCACTACAGATCTCTCACTGCAGAATTTGGACCAGGCTTTCAG CCAGAGTACTGGTAATAGTACAACCAAGGATGAGGCAGACAATGATCCTAGCAAGACTGAGTTGTTGGAGGCACTATGTCATTCTCAAACACGAGCAAGGGAAGCTGAGGAAGCTGCACAGCAAGCCTATGCTGATAAGGAGCATATTATCATGCTCTTTTTGAGACAGGCGTCACAGCTCTTTGCTTATAAGCAGTGGTTGCAACTACTGCAGATTGAGAATCTCTGCCTCCAGCTTAAGAACAAAAACGAACCAATATCCAGTCTTTTTCCAGGTGTCTTACCTTGGGTTCCACACAAAGGCAGGCAAATGAAGAAGGGCCGACACAAGGCTGGGAAGCGAAAGCGAAGTAAACATAGAAGTGAAATTAGAA
- the LOC108994060 gene encoding RNA-binding KH domain-containing protein RCF3: MDRSRSKRNYYYDHQDYDSETVGRTRPRYNNHYPATPPPPPSHHRHRGGSGRVSKPQPDPSMTVTTTYRILCLDMKAGGVIGKSGSIIKSIRQHTGAWINVHELIAGDEERIIEISDTRRRDPEGRMPSFSPAQEALLLIHDRILESSDEFGSSGGDDGYGMVGVGGKKVATRLVVSRMHVGCLLGKGGKIIEQMRIETKTQIRILPRDHNLPRCVTMSEEIVQVVGEANCVKSAITIISTRLRESQHRDRSHFQGRIHSPERFFAPDDDYIPHINSAARRSSIDGAAFGPRLSAHNIRGNNYASRPSGFTIEGTIPMADNVQPFYAEDLVFRMLCPSDKVDFVVGEADGILELLRNEIGVDVKVTESVPGSNEQIIIISSEEGPDDELFPAQEALLHIQTRIVDLVPDKDNIITTRLLVPSCDIGCLDGRDGSLLEMRRLTGANIQVLPREEIPVFVSGTDELIQIVGEIKAARDALVEVTSRLRSHLYREFFQKDTTPPSVSAPGPVGSGIGQEAYSPNNIIPVRDGHTGVDAPSATYQNVQTVAITQPSRDVGGPGSEIPKQNESHHRDDVPIVLNRISVPLVTRSTLEVVIPDHAVPKLVMKSKNKLAQISELSGANVTLIEDRPELTQKIIQISGTPEQAERAQSLLQGFILSTQEDGP; encoded by the exons ATGGACAGGTCAAGATCTAAGAGGAACTACTACTATGACCACCAGGACTATGATTCGGAGACGGTGGGTAGGACGAGGCCTCGCTACAACAACCACTACCCGGccactcctcctcctcctccttcccacCACCGTCACCGAGGCGGTTCGGGTCGGGTATCTAAGCCCCAGCCGGATCCCTCTATGACTGTGACGACCACGTACCGCATCCTCTGCCTCGACATGAAGGCTGGTGGGGTGATCGGCAAGTCCGGGAGCATCATCAAGTCGATCCGGCAACACACGGGCGCGTGGATCAACGTCCACGAGCTTATTGCTGGCGACGAAGAGAGGATCATCGAGATCTCCGACACGCGCCGCAGGGACCCCGAGGGCCGAATGCCCTCCTTCTCTCCCGCCCAGGAGGCCCTGCTCCTCATCCACGATAGGATCCTCGAGAGCAGCGACGAGTTCGGCTCTAGCGGCGGCGATGATGGCTACGGAATGGTTGGTGTGGGAGGGAAGAAGGTGGCGACGAGGCTGGTGGTGTCGAGGATGCATGTGGGGTGTTTGTTGGGGAAAGGAGGCAAGATTATTGAGCAAATGAGGATTGAGACCAAGACCCAGATTAGGATTCTGCCTAGAGATCATAATCTGCCCCGTTGCGTTACCATGTCTGAGGAGATTGTTCAG GTTGTAGGTGAAGCGAACTGCGTAAAGAGTGctataactattatttcaaCACGTTTGAGGGAGAGTCAGCATCGAGACCGCAGTCATTTCCAGGGACGAATACACTCCCCAGAACGGTTTTTTGCTCCAGATGATGATTATATCCCTCACATAAACAGTGCAGCACGCAGATCATCCATAGATGGTGCTGCTTTTGGACCAAGATTATCTGCCCACAATATCAGAGGCAACAACTATGCCTCACGGCCATCTGGTTTTACAATTGAAGGGACTATCCCCATGGCTGACAATGTGCAGCCATTTTATGCTGAGGACCTCGTGTTTCGAATGCTTTGCCCAAGTGACAAGGTGGATTTTGTCGTTGGAGAAGCAGATGGAATCTTAGAATTGCTTCGAAATGAAATTGGCGTCGATGTTAAGGTTACTGAATCTGTACCTGGTTCAAATGAGCAGATTATAATTATTTCTTCAGAGGAG GGTCCTGATGATGAGCTGTTTCCAGCTCAGGAAGCTTTGTTGCATATCCAAACCCGCATTGTTGATCTTGTTCCGGATAAAGACAACATTATAACAACTAGATTACTTGTTCCATCTTGTGATATTGGATGTTTAGATGGAAGAGACGGATCGTTGTTGGAGATGAGGAGATTAACTGGTGCAAATATACAAGTTTTGCCAAGAGAAGAAATCCCCGTGTTTGTATCAGGGACAGATGAACTTATACAG ATTGTTGGGGAGATAAAAGCAGCTCGAGATGCTCTTGTGGAAGTGACATCAAGACTACGGAGTCACTTATATAGGGAATTCTTTCAAAAGGACACGACACCCCCTTCTGTCTCTGCACCAGGCCCTGTGGGTAGCGGTATAGGACAGGAAGCGTATTCTCCCAATAACATAATTCCTGTTCGGGATGGTCACACTGGAGTTGATGCTCCCAGTGCAACCTATCAGAATGTGCAAACTGTGGCAATAACTCAGCCATCAAGG GACGTCGGAGGGCCTGGCAGTGAAATACCAAAGCAGAATGAAAGTCACCACCGGGACGATGTTCCAATTGTTTTGAATAG AATCTCTGTACCGCTTGTCACTAGGAGTACACTTGAAGTTGTCATACCAGACCATGCAGTTCCCAAGCTCGTAATGAAATCAAAGAATAAGCTTGCTCAGATAAGTGAG CTGTCAGGAGCCAATGTAACCCTGATAGAAGATAGACCTGAGTTGACTCAGAAGATCATTCAAATATCAGGCACTCCAGAGCAGGCAGAGAGAGCCCAAAGCCTGCTTCAGGGCTTTATTTTGAGCa CACAAGAGGATGGTCCTTAA